Proteins encoded in a region of the Myxococcus guangdongensis genome:
- a CDS encoding ferritin-like domain-containing protein, producing MRMALELAVILGCAAVVSFILGIVFALPRNHSQQTRRLGGRLLIGGGVLSTGAVVGAAWAFFEFLSSLSYSKGRVLRLQGRARVARRALGTGWADEAVPEVSGLTAWQRTVLGELWMYSARMEHASVPAFAKLSLRLSALGAPSALLEDCHLAALDEVRHARRCFALARAYSGMAWTAGPIPELGQDGGRPQATASEDDWARLARGSLLDGCLAEGLASLVAAEGARRASDPVVRETLSVIAEDEGRHAELGWDVLDFALERGGGSAKAGLRRALAELDSRSTPALPPIPGMDEAFLARNGLLPQAELGHWMGVCIQQTRARALALLTPGSAPRADDEGLRTATL from the coding sequence ATGCGGATGGCCTTGGAGCTGGCGGTGATCCTCGGTTGTGCGGCTGTTGTGTCCTTCATCCTGGGGATTGTCTTCGCGCTCCCCAGGAACCACTCCCAACAGACGCGTCGGCTCGGGGGCCGCCTGCTGATAGGGGGCGGCGTGCTGTCGACCGGCGCCGTGGTGGGGGCGGCCTGGGCGTTCTTCGAGTTCCTGTCGTCGCTCAGCTACTCGAAGGGGCGGGTGCTGCGCCTGCAAGGGCGTGCACGCGTGGCGCGCAGGGCGTTGGGGACGGGCTGGGCGGATGAGGCCGTGCCGGAGGTCTCCGGGCTCACCGCGTGGCAGCGGACGGTGCTCGGGGAGTTGTGGATGTATTCGGCGCGCATGGAGCACGCGTCGGTGCCGGCCTTCGCGAAGCTGTCGCTCCGGCTCTCCGCGCTGGGCGCTCCGTCGGCGTTGCTGGAGGACTGTCACCTGGCGGCGCTGGATGAGGTCCGCCATGCCCGGAGGTGCTTCGCGCTCGCCCGGGCCTACTCGGGCATGGCCTGGACGGCGGGGCCCATCCCGGAGCTGGGGCAGGACGGCGGACGGCCCCAGGCGACGGCCTCGGAGGACGACTGGGCCCGGCTGGCGCGCGGCTCCCTGCTGGATGGGTGCCTCGCGGAGGGCCTGGCCTCCCTGGTGGCGGCGGAGGGCGCGCGGCGGGCCTCGGACCCGGTGGTGCGCGAGACGCTGTCCGTCATCGCCGAGGACGAGGGCCGGCACGCCGAGCTGGGCTGGGACGTGCTCGACTTCGCGCTGGAGCGGGGCGGCGGGAGCGCGAAGGCCGGCCTGCGGCGGGCCCTGGCGGAGCTGGACTCACGCAGCACGCCCGCGCTCCCGCCCATCCCGGGGATGGACGAGGCCTTCCTGGCGCGCAATGGCCTGCTGCCCCAGGCGGAGCTGGGGCACTGGATGGGCGTGTGCATCCAACAGACACGGGCCCGGGCGCTTGCGCTCCTCACGCCGGGCAGCGCCCCTCGGGCGGATGACGAGGGACTTCGAACCGCCACCCTGTGA